A stretch of the Musa acuminata AAA Group cultivar baxijiao chromosome BXJ2-7, Cavendish_Baxijiao_AAA, whole genome shotgun sequence genome encodes the following:
- the LOC103991044 gene encoding phenylcoumaran benzylic ether reductase Pyrc5: MAEVKSKILIIGGTGYIGKFMVTASVRSGHPTFALIRDSTPSDPAKAKLLEDFKASGVTLLRGDLYDHESLVKAIKQVDVVISTVGFMQTADQSKILDAIKEAGNIKRFFPSEFGNDVDHAHLVEAAKPILVEKVQFRRTVEASGIPYTFVACNWFAGYFLPTLAQAGASGLPVDKVTILGDGNVKAIFVDEDDIGTYTVRSADDPRTLNKILYLRPSANTLTHNELVSLWEKKVGRTFERVYVPEEEVLKQIQEGPFQMTIILAIMHSVFVKGDHTNFEIDPSSGVEATALYPDVKYTTVDEYLNRFL; the protein is encoded by the exons ATGGCGGAAGTGAAGAGCAAGATTTTGATCATCGGAGGGACGGGGTATATTGGCAAGTTCATGGTGACAGCCAGCGTTCGCTCCGGTCACCCCACGTTCGCTCTGATCAGGGACTCCACTCCTTCCGACCCCGCCAAGGCCAAGCTCTTAGAAGACTTCAAGGCCTCCGGCGTCACCCTTCTCCGA GGGGATTTGTACGATCACGAGAGCCTGGTGAAAGCAATTAAGCAGGTAGACGTGGTCATCTCCACAGTGGGGTTCATGCAGACGGCGGATCAGTCAAAGATCCTGGATGCCATTAAAGAGGCCGGAAACATCAAG AGGTTTTTTCCGTCGGAGTTTGGGAACGATGTGGATCATGCACATCTGGTGGAGGCAGCAAAACCAATTCTTGTCGAGAAGGTTCAATTTCGACGGACTGTCGAGGCATCAGGGATCCCGTACACCTTCGTGGCTTGCAACTGGTTCGCTGGTTACTTCCTTCCGACGCTGGCACAAGCAGGAGCTAGTGGCCTTCCCGTAGACAAAGTCACTATATTAGGCGATGGAAATGTCAAAG CTATATTTGTTGATGAAGACGATATCGGGACATACACCGTCAGGTCCGCCGATGACCCAAGAACTTTGAACAAGATTCTGTATCTGAGGCCATCTGCTAACACTCTAACGCATAATGAGCTTGTATCTCTCTGGGAGAAAAAGGTTGGCAGGACTTTTGAGCGGGTTTACGTCCCTGAAGAAGAAGTTTTGAAGCAGATCCAAG AAGGACCTTTCCAAATGACCATCATACTTGCGATCATGCACTCTGTTTTTGTCAAGGGGGATCACACCAACTTTGAAATCGATCCGTCATCTGGTGTGGAGGCTACTGCACTCTATCCTGATGTCAAATATACGACTGTAGATGAATACCTGAATCGCTTCCTCTGA
- the LOC135616448 gene encoding mitochondrial outer membrane protein porin 1-like, translated as MGPGLYSEIGKKARDLLYKDYQTDHKFTVTTCTANGVAITASGTRKNDIIFGEIQSQIKNNNITFDVKTNSDSNVTTTVTINELATPGLKTIFSFVIPDQRSGKVELHYLHDYAGVNASIGLTANPVVNFSGVVGSKTVSVGADVAFDTATGNFIKYNASLSITNADLIAALALNNKGDSLSASYYHLVNPLSSTAVGAELTHSFSSNENTLAFGTQHALDPLTTIKACFSNYGKASALIQHEWKPKSFFTISGEVDTKAIEKSSKIGLSLVLKP; from the exons ATGGGTCCAGGTCTCTACTCCGAGATCGGCAAAAAGGCCCGAG ATCTTCTTTACAAGGATTATCAGACTGACCACAAGTTTACCGTCACTACCTGCACCGCAAATGGAGTC GCAATTACAGCTTCGGGTACAAGGaagaatgatataatttttggTGAGATTCAGTCTCAGATAAAGAACAATAACATCACTTTTGATGTGAAGACAAACTCAGATTCAAAT GTGACAACTACAGTTACCATTAATGAACTTGCCACCCCAGGTTTGAAGACAATTTTCAGCTTTGTTATTCCAGATCAGAGGTCTGGGAAG GTTGAGCTTCACTACTTGCATGATTATGCTGGggttaatgcaagcattggattgacTGCAAATCCTGTGGTTAACTTTTCTGGTGTGGTTGGATCTAAGACTGTCTCAGTTGGTGCCGATGTGGCATTTGATACTGCAACTGGGAATTTTATCAAGTACAATGCCAGTCTGAGCATCACTAATGCTGATCTTATTGCTGCCTTGGCTCT GAATAACAAGGGAGATAGCTTGAGTGCTTCCTATTACCACTTGGTTAACCCTTTGTCAAGCACAGCAGTTGGTGCAGAGCTGACCCATAGCTTCTCTAGCAATGAGAACACACTCGCCTTTGGAACTCAGCATGCGCTCGACCCTCTGACCACAATAAAGGCATGCTTCAGCAATTATGGCAAGGCTAGTGCTCTTATCCAGCATGAGTGGAAGCCCAAATCATTTTTCACCATCTCAGGAGAGGTTGACACCAAGGCCATTGAGAAGAGTTCAAAAATAGGCTTGTCCTTGGTGCTTAAGCCATGA
- the LOC135616449 gene encoding uncharacterized protein LOC135616449 produces the protein MGESGGPTMAPLNVAALRGEERWRHFDDSVNAVSFGFVATAILISMFLAMAIFERFLRPRSPLLFSSDNGQRGGGGPVSAFQRGTLLSADLEAQPQGFAGKLDYPSPKMSIYSKEVPVLMPGHSVPTFIAHPAPVPCRPERIPWPSHQQYSISGSPSNLG, from the exons ATGGGCGAGAGCGGGGGCCCGACGATGGCGCCGCTGAACGTGGCGGCtctgagaggagaggagaggtggCGGCACTTCGACGACTCCGTCAACGCCGTCTCATTTGGCTTCGTGGCCACCGCCATCCTCATCTCCATGTTCCTTGCCATGGCCATCTTTGAGCGCTTCCTCCGCCCCAGGTCccctctcctcttttcttccgaCAACGGCCAGCGCGGCGGGGGAGGGCCTGTCTCGGCTTTCCAGAGGGGGACGCTCTTGTCCGCGGATCTGGAGGCGCAACCCCAGGGATTCGCTGGCAAGCTCGATTATCCTTCGCCCAAG ATGTCAATCTATTCAAAGGAGGTACCAGTGCTGATGCCCGGGCATAGCGTGCCCACCTTCATAGCACATCCTGCTCCTGTTCCCTGCCGACCTGAGCGGATCCCATGGCCTTCTCATCAACAATACTCAATTAGTGGATCTCCCTCAAATTTAGGCTAG
- the LOC135616154 gene encoding uncharacterized protein LOC135616154 codes for MGCCFSSSITKKEESLAKGKPAAASATVHRNPVVQRDSRPPETEAEETVKEVLLETSRPRSTPPLPTTRTSACEDANSKEVEIIEKGYATGVPLNGIAPLSIDSSNGCDSISEDASEAWSVSAKSETLSASATKAERRRGAVAEAGMRATREERSPAKYQRKRSVSGDFACRRDRSVAVGCGSGRSSFSPAGRRSEHAAVARTNSAREFSSSRASRPGATRDLGERSGRRSVSPVMKRAAELGQRGGQCRAPGASAVRANGTKQQMPGDEGEKKLCVKDEGIVGGEAAGSAGEAKESLENPLVSLECFIFL; via the coding sequence GCCGGCTGCGGCTTCTGCCACAGTCCATCGCAACCCGGTGGTGCAGAGGGATTCACGGCCGCCAGAGACCGAAGCAGAGGAGACGGTGAAAGAAGTCCTCTTGGAGACGTCCAGGCCGCGGTCGACCCCGCCATTACCAACCACCAGGACGAGCGCATGTGAAGATGCCAACTCCAAGGAGGTCGAGATAATCGAAAAGGGTTACGCCACTGGTGTTCCTCTCAACGGCATTGCTCCCCTCTCGATCGACAGCAGCAACGGCTGTGACTCCATATCCGAGGACGCATCTGAGGCCTGGAGCGTCAGCGCGAAGAGCGAGACCCTCTCGGCCTCCGCCACCAAGGCGGAGAGGCGACGAGGAGCTGTGGCAGAGGCAGGGATGAGGGCGACGAGGGAGGAGCGCTCGCCGGCGAAGTACCAAAGGAAGCGCTCCGTCTCTGGAGATTTCGCTTGCAGGAGGGACCGGAGCGTTGCCGTCGGCTGCGGCAGCGGGAGATCCTCATTCTCGCCTGCGGGAAGAAGGTCGGAGCACGCCGCCGTCGCCAGGACGAACTCCGCCAGAGAGTTTTCGAGCAGCCGAGCTTCCAGACCCGGGGCCACACGAGACCTGGGGGAGAGATCCGGCAGGCGGTCGGTGTCCCCGGTTATGAAGCGGGCGGCGGAGCTTGGGCAGAGAGGGGGACAATGCAGGGCGCCGGGAGCGTCTGCGGTGAGGGCAAACGGGACGAAGCAGCAGATGCCTGGGGACGAGGGAGAAAAGAAGTTATGCGTAAAAGACGAGGGCATAGTGGGCGGCGAGGCCGCGGGATCTGCAGGGGAAGCGAAGGAGTCGCTGGAGAACCCCCTCGTCTCCCTGGAGTGCTTCATCTTCCTCtaa